CCGCGATGCCCGACGGTACGGGCGTCGATAAGGTGCTCGAAAAATTTCCCGATCGTGCGTATGACGTCGGCATCGCCGAACAGCATGCGATCACGTTCTGCGCTGGAATGGCATGCGAGGGCGTAAAGCCCGTCGCCGCGATATATTCCACGTTTCTGCAGCGTGCCTTCGATCAGGTAATTCACGATGTCTGTCTGCAAGACCTCAACGTCACGCTCGCTATGGACCGTGCCGGCATCGTCGGTGCCGACGGGCCCACGCATCACGGCCTGCTCGATATCGCGTACCTTCGCGGCTATCCGAACATCATATTGATGGCGCCTAAAGACGAGGCAGAGATGCGCGACATGATGCTGACGGCGATCGAACATCCCGGCCCCGCGGCACTTCGTTATCCTCGCGGAAACGGCTTTGGCGTGGACATTTCCGCCGAGCCGAAACTGCTCGAGGTCGGAAAGGCCGAGGTTCTGCGAGAGGGAAGCGGCGTCGCCATTATCGGCTACGGTTCTATGGTCTATCCTTCGCTCGAAGCGTCTGCGATACTTGAAAAGAACGGCATTTCACCGACCGTGATAAACGCGCGTTTCGTCAAACCGCTAGACGAAGAGCTTTTCGCGTCGCTGCTCGCGGAACATGACACCATCGTGACGGTCGAAGAGGCGTATCTGGCGGGCGGATTCGGTTCCGCCGTTCTCGAATTCTTCGAATCGAACGGCTCGATCGGCGATGTTAAAATAGTAAGAATGGGCGTGCCGGACGAGATCGTCACGCATGGCGATCCTAAACGCCTGCTCGCCGCATACGGCCTGAACGCGCAAGGCATCGCGGACCGCGTAGCGGCCGAATTGGCGGCGGCGCATGAAAGGCCGCAGAGAAAATTACAGTCAGTAGGCTGAACATAATAAATGAGTAAGAAAAAAGAAAACCCCAAAAGCAATCTTCCTATGTTGATCATCGCGGGTGTGCTGCTGGTCGCTATGATCGGCGGCTGGTATTTGCTGACAAGGCCCGCGTCGCCCACAGCGTCTGACGCGAACAGGGCTAATTCGGCGCCTGCCGCGAAAAAGAACGCCACGATCCCGCCGAACGCGCCTAAAGGCGCACAGCCGCCGACACAGGCCGGTTCGCCCACGGCAGCCGTAGTATTGGAAGAATTTGCCGATTTTCAGTGCGGTTCATGTGCCGCGGTCAATCCGACGATGAATGAGATCAAGTCGATATACGGCTCAAAGATCAACTTCATCTTCCGCAACTATCCGCTCAGTATGCACGACAAGGCGTATGACGCCGCCGTCGCCGCCGAAGCGGCAGGCATGCAGGGCAAATTCTGGGATATGCAGAACCTGATCTTTACCAATCAGGCGGTGTGGACGCGCAGCGACACGCACAAGCAGGCTTTCAAGGAATATGCCCAGAAGATCGGGCTCGACATCGCAAGGTGGGAGAACGACATTCTCGGCATCGCCGCGAAATCGCGAGTTGACGAGGATCTGAAACGCGGACGTGCGATCGGTGTCGATTCTACTCCTTCGCTTTATATCAACGGCAATCTGGTCCCGTTCAACGAAATGCGCAACATCCAGTCGATGCGTGCGATGATCGACGCCGAGCTTGCCAAGGTAAGTCAGCCGGCAGAGCCGCAGCAGTGACGGAAGACGTCGAATTTGAAGAAGATCTAAAGATGCCGCGAATACCCATCGCGGCATCTCTTATCGCATTGGTCGGTCTCGCGGATTCCGTATATCTCACCGCTAGCCACTACACCTCAGAGCCCGTTCCGTGCAGCCTTATCGAAGGCTGCGAAAAGGTTCTCAACAGCGAATTTGCGGTCATCGGCGATGTTCCTATCGCGGCTTTGGGTGCGCTCGCCTACTTTGCCGCGTTCTCGCTTGCACTGCTGACGGCGTTCCATTATCCGCGAACGTGGCAGCTTTTCGGGCTTCTGACGGCGGCGATGGCGGCGGCGAGCCTGTGGCTCATATATCTTCAGGTATTCGTGATCGGGGCGATCTGCCAGTTCTGTATGATCTCGGCTTTGAGTTCGATCACTCTGTTCGTTCTTTTTGCCGTTTCATACTTTTTGTCTCGAGGAAAAAAACTTGTATCCGCTGAATCCGATGAAACTGCCATCGCGAATTAATTCACGTGAACGGCGCGGTGCGGCGTTAACGGATTTTGCAGAGGTCGCTTGTTTACGGTATTTTTGAGTATCGAGACCGTTTTGTTCGATTATTTGTGACTGACTCTATCCTACAACGCATCGCCGCCGGGGACAGCACGGCCGTAGAAGATTGCCTAAAGAAATACGGCGGTCTGGTCTGGTCCTTGGCGAGGAAAATGCTTCGGAATGCTGATGATGCCGAAGATGCCGTTCAGGAGATCTTTGTTGATGTTTGGAAGAACGCCGAGCGTTTTGACGAAACAAAGTCATCCGAAACGACATTTATTGCTATGATCGCCCGCCGACGCCTCATTGATAAGATCCGGCATTCGAACCGACGCATCACCGCCGATTCTCTCGACGACGTTCTGCTCGAGCCTTTTACGCGTGCCGACAAGGACATGCAGCTCGGGCTGGAGGCTCGCGAGGCGGCAGTGGCCATGCGGAATCTGCGGCCTGAACAGCAGCAGGTCCTCAGGCTGTCGATCGTTCAGGGGATGTCGCATCAGGAGATCGCGGACGCTACTGGCATGCCGCTTGGCACCGTGAAAACGCATGCACGGCGGGGAATTTTACAAGTTAGGGAGCATTTAGGTTTGGGAAGCAGTAAACAGGAGGTGGCGCTATGACAGAAGAGCAGAGAGATCTTTTGTTCGACCTCCTGACCAAGAAAGTTTTATACGGTCTGGAGCCCTCGGAAGAGAAGCAGCTGGCTGAGTTCGATCAGAACATAGTCGATGCTGAGTTCCGCACGCTTGAGATAACCACGGCTGCGATAAATATGGCGGAGCTCGGCGATTTCGAGGCGATGCCCGATCACCTTTTCGCCCGCGTTTCTGAAAGTGCATCTGAATGGATGCCGAAAGCAGAGGCTGCAGAAGCACAGACTGCGTCCGCGTGGCAGCCTGCGGAAGACCGCGGCATCACCTACGCAGAACCTGAACGTCCCGGTTTAGGCTGGTTCGGTTGGTTAGGTTGGGCAGCGGCTGCAGCGGCTTCTATCGCACTCGCACTCAACCTTTTCGTTTATAGGCCGACGACGCCAGAGGTCGCTAAGCAGGAGCCGCCCGCACAGCCGCAGCCCGTTACGCCCGGCGAGCTTCGTTCGCAATTGCTTGCCTCAGCCAACGCCGTAAAGGCTGAGTGGTCTGCCGGCAACGTAAAAGAGATCGCACAGATAACCGGCGATGTCGTCTGGAGCGACGACAAGCAGACCGGCTACATGCGTTTCCGCGGCCTGCCCGTCAATGACGCGACGAAGGAGCAGTATCAGTTGTGGATATTCGAGGATCCGAAACTCGAAGCTCATCCGAAGGACGGCGGCGTGTTTGACGTGACCGCAGACGGCGAGGTCATCGTTCCCATCAACGCGAAACTGCTGACCAGGTCGCCGAAGGTCTTTGCCATCACCATCGAACCGCCGGGCGGCGTCGTCGTTTCCAAACGCGAGAAAATAGCCGCACTGGCAAAGGTCGCAGCGTAGCCTCTACGGACAAACAACAACATTGGAACGCGGGCATCCTTGCCCGCTTTCTTTTTTGCCGGACCGCAGGCTGCCAGCCTGCATCCTGTCAGAACCGCCTTCGGCGGTTGCCGGAACCGGGTGGTTGAACATTCACCAAGCGGGGGCGACGCCCCCTTCCGGACCGTCTTGCTTCGAGCAATTTCCCCATTTTACCATCCTGACCATCTATCAACACGGATTCACGCGATAAACATAATTTCAAAATGTCAGGAAGGGGGCATCGCCCCCGCTTCTGCAAAGAGTTGTGATATAATCCCTATTTTTATTTCGCTTTTATCATTACTTTTTCAGGAGAAAATTGATGTCCGTTGACCTTAACAGAATCACTGAGCTGCTCGGCGATGAGGCCGACAAATTGCTGAACCACGTTTCGACGACGATACCGAAAGAGAATATTCACCTGCCGGGCGGCGATTTTGTCGATCGCATTTGGGCCGGCAGCGACCGCAATCCGCGCGTGCTGCGTTCGATGCAGGCGCTCTACAATACGGGCCGTCTCGCCGGCACGGGCTACGTTTCGATATTGCCTGTCGATCAGGGAATCGAGCACTCGGGCGGAGCTTCGTTCGCACCGAATCCGGCGTATTTCGACCCCGAAAACATCGTCAAACTCGCCATCGAAGGCGGCTGCAACGCCGTTGCATCGACCTACGGCGTTTTGGGCTCGGTCGCCCGCAAGTACGCTCACAAGATACCGTTCGTCGTAAAGATCAACCACAACGAACTGATGACGCTGCCGAACAAATTCGATCAGGTGATGTTCGGCACGGTCGATCAGGCTCATGATATGGGCGCGGTCGCCGTCGGCGCAACGATCTATTTCGGTTCGGAAGAGGCGACGCGGCAGATCACCGAGGTCGCTGAGGCCTTCGCCTACGCACACGAACTCGGCATGGCGACCATTCTGTGGTGCTATCTGCGCAATCCGGCGTTCAAGACGCCTGATGGCGACATGCACACGGCCGCCGACCTGACCGGACAAGCAAATCATCTGGGCGTGACCATTCAGGCCGACATCATCAAGCAAAAGCTGCCCGAACGCAACGGCGGCTACAACGCGTTTTCCGGCTACGGTAAAACGCACAAGAAGGTTTACGAGGAACTGACCTCGGACAATCCTATCGACCTGGTCCGCTATCAGGTGGCGAACTGCTACATGGGACGCTGCGGCCTGATCAACTCGGGCGGCGAATCGAAAGGCGCAGGTGACCTTGCCGATGCCGTCCGCACTGCTGTCGTCAATAAACGCGGCGGCGGGACGGGCCTCATCTCCGGCCGCAAGGCGTTCCAGCGGCCGATGTCAGAGGGCGTCGAGCTGCTCAACGCAATTCAGGACGTTTATCTGACGAACGAGATCACAGTTGCGTAATTGCCTTTCAGTGCGGGAGCCGTCCGGCCGGTCGGCTCCTTTTTCTTTGCTCAAAATATGAAGCCGCGTCTTGCATGGACACTCGCGCTCGTGCCCGTCATCGTGATGACGATGCTTGCGATGCTGCCGCAAGTGCGTCTGTGGCAGACGACGGGCGAAAATTGGGCGGGCTCGTATGCAGCGTCAAATTACGACGAGGTCGCGTATTCGGCATACGTCAACGGCCTGATGAACGGCGAGCCGCGGCGTTACGACCCGTATATGGCCCGCGAGACGAAAGAAGAATCCATCTTTTCGATACAGTTCATTCCGGGCTACGCGATCGCGTTGCCGGCTAGAGCTTTGGGCGTATCGGCATCGACGGCGTTCATTGCTCTGCATGCGTTTTTTGCGATATTCACGTCTCTGGCGATATTTTGGTTGTTGTTTGCCACGACAAGAAGCGGCGTCGCTGCGGCAGGCGGAACGTTGGTCATATTGTGCCTCGGCACCGCAGTAACGTACGAGGGCTATCTGCGGCAGATCGTCGAAGAATTTCACATCATCGAATTTTTCCCGTTTCTTCGCCGATATCAGCCGGGCTTCGGTTTTCCGCTGTTCTTCGTGATGTGCGCCGCCGCGTGGCAGACGCTGTATTCAGACAGCCGACAAAAAACGGCGTGGGCGGCGGCGGCGGGCGTTACGTTCGCGGCGATCGTATTTTCGTATTTCTACCTTTGGACAGCGGCTCTCGTCTGGCTCGCGGCCGCTTTTGCCATCGCGTTCATTGCAAACAAGGAAAACCGCCGAGATATTTTCCGAAACGCCGCCATCGTCGGCTGCATCGGAATCGCTGCTCTTTTGCCTTACTTCTATCTGCTCGATCAGCGGTCGCGTAATTCCGACGAGGTCCAGCTCTTGGTTTACACTCGCGAACCCGACCTTTCAGCACCGACCGTCATCGCCGCGTTCATTGCATTCGCTGTTGCGGCAGTTCTGCATTTCGCTAAACGCATCGACGCTCGTTCGCCGCAGGCTAAGCTCACCTATGCATTCCTTGCCGTTCCCATTGTCGTGCTCAATCAGCAGGTCATCACGGGCCGCTCGCTGCAGCCGATACATTACGAGATATTCATCGCGAATTACTGTGTGCTAGCGGGGATCTGCATCTTGCTATGGCTCGCGTTTTCGGGGCTGAAAGGGAACTCGCTGCTGCCGAAGGTCGCGTTCGCCGTGCTCGGCGCCGCGGCGGCGGTGTGGGGTTCTTTTGAAGCGGACCACGGTGCGAAACGAAATTTCGGCATGGTAGCCGTTCGCGAGGCTGTCTATCCGGCGCTTGAAAATATCCGCGAACGAAGCAAAGGCAGATCGGAGCCGCCCGTCATTCACTCCGCCAATCCTATAATCGCTAGCCTTATCCCGACGGTCGTTCCGGCGCATGTCGTCTGGGCTCCGCACCTCGTCGCGGGCGGTTCCGTAAGCGAGGCGGAGGCGAAAGAGCAGTTTTACCGTGCGATATATTTCTCGGGTTTTGACGCGAAAGACCTCGAACACGTTCTGAAGATACGCTGGTTTGAAAAGGTGGCGGCCATATTCGGCGGCGGGCGTGCCTTGCCCGAACTCGGCGGCGTCAACGACCCGATAGAGGATGACGAGATCGTCGCCGAATCGCAAAAATACGGCGAATTCGTCGATTCCGTCACCGCCGCCGTCGCATACGAGCCGCTGTTGAATTACTTCATCGTGCCCGACGGCGAAGAGCCCGATTGGTCCAACGTCGAGCGGTGGTATTCACGCGACGGCGGCACTGTGATCGGGCTCTTCAGGGTTTACGAGCTAAAGCCGCTCTATTTGGAATAGCTGCGAAAGACGGTCTCGATCCAAGCGTTCGTGTTAATAAATCCGGAACCCGCTTCCTTGTATTTCTCGGGCAGGCCGGCGGCTTTCAGTTCGTCGAGCGTCTTGCCTGCTGCCATTCCCTGGCGTATCAGCAGCGAAGTTTCGATGATCATCTGGTGATAATCGCGAAGCTCATTGATGGTCGCGACAGGGCCGTGGCCGGGAATGATCTTCGCGTCCGCGGGAATTAGCTGTAGCAGATCGCCGATATTGCCGATCAGCCCCTGAACGGTGCCGCCGCTTTCCAGATCGACGAAAGGAAACCGCGCGACAAAGAACTTATCGCCGAGGTGAAACACGTTCGACTTTGTGAAATGCAGCACGGTGTCGCCGTCCGTGTGGCCGCGGGGCATGTGAAACGCCTTCACTTCCTCGCCGTTGAAAAACACCGAAACGCCCGACGCAAATGTGATCATCGGCAATGCGACCTTTGGCGACGGCGTGCGTGCCTGTCCGCGGAACATCGTCGTTTCGGCCATGCGTTTGCGGACATTTTCGTGTGCCATGATCAGCGACGACGCACCGAAAGGTTCGTTGCCGCCCGTGTGGTCGCCGTGCCAATGTGTGTTGAAAATGAATCGCGGCTTGTCCGAGCCGAGTTTCGCCATCTCGGCCTTTATGCGGTCGGCCACGTTCGCGAACTGCGTGTCGATCATCAAAATGCCGTCCTCGCCCACCGAAAGTCCGATGTTGCCGCCGCTGCCGAACAGCGCGTAAATATTGCCTGCGACCTTTTCGGTGCGGAAATTGGGCTGGCCGTTCTGTTTGGTGTGGCCGCCGACCAACGTCGCGTGCCCGAACGCCGTTGACGTAAGCAGCAGTGCTGCGAGTGAAAATGTTATCGCTCGTTTCATTCTTGTCCTCCGAGGTTTTCTACATTCTAGCATTCGCCCGCCGCCGCCGAACAGATGCCGAGATACGCTAAATGAAACGCCCGCGGCCGGCGTCGTAAATGCCGTTGAGGAAAGGGTTTTGACGGCGTTCGCGGCCGACGGTCGTTTCCGGTCCGTGGCCGGAATATACGACCGTGTCGTCGTCGAGCGTGAGAATTTGTGCGTTGATCGATTCGATCAGCTGCTCGTAACTGCCGCCGGGCAGGTCCGTCCGCCCGATCGAGCCGTAAAAAAGACAGTCGCCGACAAATACCTTTTTCTCGCTTTCTTCGGCGAAAACGACATGTCCCGGCGTGTGTCCCGGACAATGCCGCACCGAAAAACGCAGCTCGCCGACCTCGTAGATCTCGCCGTGTTCCCAATTGCGCGTTAGCGGCGGCGGTGCGTCGAAATCGAGCCCGAGAGCCGCAAGCTGGCTTTGCTGAATTCCCATCAGCAGCGGCTGCTGCGGCAGGCCGAAATACAGCGGCTCATCGCCTTTGTGAATGATGATGTCGGCTTCGGGATAGTCGTCGTGCAGGGCTTTCGTCCCGCCGACGTGGTCCAGATGCCCGTGCGTCAGCGTGATTGCCTGCAGCTCTAAGTCATTGTCACGCAGATAGTTAACGACATCATCCGAAGCCTCGCCCGGATCGATGCATATCGCCTTGCGTGTCTTCTCGCACGCTACGACACGCGTATTCTGTTGAAATGCAGTTTGTGGAAACGTCGAAATTATCATCACGATCTAAATTTTCCAGTGGATAGTTTTAAGTGTTAAGTGACAAGTGAAAGAAACTATCCACTTACGACTTGTCACTATCCACTGAAGAAATTCAATTCAGCCGCGGCACATGAAATGAAGCTTTCATGCGAAACTGCCCAAATATGGCTCGATATCGAAAGCATCCGCTCGGCGGTCTTTCAAAATAAAAACGATCGCCTCACGATAGGTTTTCGCGTCGGGCTTGCCCGTAAAACACGGCGTCTCGTTGTCGCTGAGGCTCAGGAAACTAGTCAAACACGCGAGCAGCATCCAAAGCAGAATTTCTTCGTCCGTGCCGATCGCGTTGTGTTTTATTATGCTCTCACGGTCCTCGATTATGCCGTCAACGATGCGTGCGAACTGCGTCTCGGTGATCTTCATAGGCTCTCTTCGTACATATAATAATGCGACCGCTCCATACCGAGCTTTTCGTAAACTCGCTGTGCGTTCTCGTTATCGAGATCAACGTAAAGCCTTATTCCGTAAACATCTCCCGACTCGCGGGCACGCTCTTTCACAAAATCGTAAAGTTGGGTGTATATCTTGCGGCCGCGTGCTTCAGGCACGATAAAGACGCTCTGGATCCACCACCACCAGCCGCCACGCCAGTCGCTCCATTCATACGTGATCATCAGCCCGCCGAGCACCTCATCGCCGTCTTCCGCCACGATGTAAAACCCTTTCTGCGGATCGTCAAAAACGTCCTCTACCGCACGCGTGACCGTGTCGCGATCGAGCTGTTTATTCTCGGTCTCCATCGCCATCGCGCAGTTGAAATCGACAAAATGCCGTGCATCGGTCTTTTCCGCAAGCCTTACTTTCATAACCTGTTTCTTGACGCGGCCCAAGCCGTTTATTAGCCTAATATGTTTTGCCTATGAAGCTAAGAATACTCTATCACGGCAATTGTTTCGACGGTGTTTCGTCGGCCGCCATCTTTACCAAATTCTACCGCACCGTCTTTCATCCGGACGCATTGGTCGCCTATACGCCGACGATGCACCGTGCGGGAAATGCGTTTGACCGCGAACAGTTTGACGGCGACGATAACGCCATCGTCGATTTCAAATATTGTCCCGACGAGCGCCTGACGTGGTGGTTCGATCATCATCAGTCGGCATTTTTGACCAAAGAGGACGAGGCTCATTTTTTGGCGGACACGTCGGGACAGAAGTTCCTGGATACCAAGAGCGCCTCGTGTGCGGAATTTATCGCACGAGTCGCCAAGGAAAAATGGGGATTTGACGACCCTTTTCTTGCAGAGTTGATCGAATGGGCGCACATCATCGACGGTGCCTTTTACGAATCGCCCGCGCAGTGCGTTGAACTGCGTTCCTCGGCACTGAAGCTGATGCAGGTGATCGAAGGCGAAAAAGATCCCGAGTTCGTTGAACAGATAATTCGAATGCTGACCGAACGGACGCTTGACGACATCGTCGCTTCGGACGAGATACAGCAGCGTCTGAAGCCGATCCTCGAACGTCATTGGTCAACGGTCGAGCTGATAAAGGAGCGTTCGGTTTACGACCGCGGCGTGGTGGTTTTCGACCTGTCGGACACGGACATCGAGGGCTACAACAAATTCATTCCCTATTATCATTTCCCGCAGACGACGTATAACGTCTCGCTGACGCAGAGCGATTTTCGGACCAAGATATCGGTCGGTTCCAATCCGTGGGCTCCGCGGCCCCGCGTCCACAATATTGCGGAGATCTGCGAGAAATACGGCGGCGGCGGACACGCCGTTGTCGGTGCGGTTTCGCTGAAGCGCGACGACCTGGAGCTCGGCAGGCAGTATATGCAGGAGATCATCGAAACACTGCGTTTTGCAGATTGACCTGTCGCGAAAAGAAAAATGACCGCAATGGATGCGTTCAATTACTGAGCACATCCTTTGCGGCCTTTTAGGGGGGAATTGAAAAAAGCCTAGTTCTTCTTGGTAAATACCAGAGTCGAGGTGTTGTTGCCCCGCGGCGTTTGCGATTCGCGGGTTACCGTCAGCCCTCCGTCCGTGCCCATTTCCCAAGTCTCTTTAGTGACCATCGTTATCGAGCCCATCGGGCTGTCAAAATTGCGTGTCTGCGAAAGCTTCAGCTTGCCGCCGTCAAATTTTGCCTTCAGAGTAACAGGGATCGGGCCCATCGGGCCTTCGGACTGCGTGTTCTTGTCCTTGCCGTCCAGGCTGTATGTGTACGATGAATCGCCGCCGAATCCGCCGCCGCCGCGTGCACCGCCGCCGCGCGGAGCTTCAACTCCGGTCTGCGGAGCGCGCTTGGTCTCGGTCTTGACCGACAGGTCAGCTTCGGTCTGCGTTACCGTCATCGTCATCGATTCGACCGGCATCGCCATTTTCGATCTCGCAACGTCGAGCATCCATGTACCGGACATGTCCGGTGCCTTCTGAGCCGAAGCGGAAATTGCCATCGCCGTCATTACAAAGGCGGCCGCGAAAAGTGTCTTTCTGATCATTCTCTTACTCCTGAAACAGGTTAATTTCGTATCAATGGTCAATAAGACGCAATTCTAGCTCAAACGGCTTTCGCAATGGTGTAAAGAATTGTAAATTTACAGGCAAGGTATTCTTATGGACTGGAAGATATTCGGCACCTCGTTCCTAGTGCTCTTTCTGGCAGAACTCGGCGATAAGACGCAGCTTGCCGTTATCACGATGACCGCCAGCACGGAATCAAAGATCGCCGTCTTCATCGGAGCAAGCCTGGCATTGATCGTCGTAACGGGCCTCGGCGTGCTTGTCGGCGGCGTTTTGACGCAATTTGTCCCGACCGAATGGCTGCAGCGCATCGTGGCTGTTGCGTTCATAGCCATCGGCGTGCTGATGCTTTTCGGTAAATTGTGAGCCCATCTCTAGGGCACTCTGCGTCTTTCTCAGCGAATCTCTGCGTTGACGTTTTGCAATCGCGGAGATCGCAGAGTCTTACGCAGAGAGTGCAGAGTTTAAAGAATCGGAAAGACTCTATGCAAAAAAAGGCTGCCATTGCTGACAGCCTCAATTCGAAAAATTTCGACGCTCCTACTCCTGAGCGATAAAATCCACATCAGACAAATTGTCCGATAGGACGAGCAGGCGTGAGTTCGGATCGAATCGGAAACGGCGTGAATTGACCGTGACCACGACGTTCTGCCCTGCAGATATGCCCTCGAAACGGAAGTAGCCGAAGCTGCCCGTCATCACACTGTGGCGGATGCCGTTCGCTTC
This sequence is a window from Acidobacteriota bacterium. Protein-coding genes within it:
- a CDS encoding thioredoxin domain-containing protein; protein product: MSKKKENPKSNLPMLIIAGVLLVAMIGGWYLLTRPASPTASDANRANSAPAAKKNATIPPNAPKGAQPPTQAGSPTAAVVLEEFADFQCGSCAAVNPTMNEIKSIYGSKINFIFRNYPLSMHDKAYDAAVAAEAAGMQGKFWDMQNLIFTNQAVWTRSDTHKQAFKEYAQKIGLDIARWENDILGIAAKSRVDEDLKRGRAIGVDSTPSLYINGNLVPFNEMRNIQSMRAMIDAELAKVSQPAEPQQ
- a CDS encoding vitamin K epoxide reductase family protein, translated to MTEDVEFEEDLKMPRIPIAASLIALVGLADSVYLTASHYTSEPVPCSLIEGCEKVLNSEFAVIGDVPIAALGALAYFAAFSLALLTAFHYPRTWQLFGLLTAAMAAASLWLIYLQVFVIGAICQFCMISALSSITLFVLFAVSYFLSRGKKLVSAESDETAIAN
- a CDS encoding sigma-70 family RNA polymerase sigma factor, translated to MTDSILQRIAAGDSTAVEDCLKKYGGLVWSLARKMLRNADDAEDAVQEIFVDVWKNAERFDETKSSETTFIAMIARRRLIDKIRHSNRRITADSLDDVLLEPFTRADKDMQLGLEAREAAVAMRNLRPEQQQVLRLSIVQGMSHQEIADATGMPLGTVKTHARRGILQVREHLGLGSSKQEVAL
- a CDS encoding anti-sigma factor, which produces MTEEQRDLLFDLLTKKVLYGLEPSEEKQLAEFDQNIVDAEFRTLEITTAAINMAELGDFEAMPDHLFARVSESASEWMPKAEAAEAQTASAWQPAEDRGITYAEPERPGLGWFGWLGWAAAAAASIALALNLFVYRPTTPEVAKQEPPAQPQPVTPGELRSQLLASANAVKAEWSAGNVKEIAQITGDVVWSDDKQTGYMRFRGLPVNDATKEQYQLWIFEDPKLEAHPKDGGVFDVTADGEVIVPINAKLLTRSPKVFAITIEPPGGVVVSKREKIAALAKVAA
- a CDS encoding class I fructose-bisphosphate aldolase, which encodes MSVDLNRITELLGDEADKLLNHVSTTIPKENIHLPGGDFVDRIWAGSDRNPRVLRSMQALYNTGRLAGTGYVSILPVDQGIEHSGGASFAPNPAYFDPENIVKLAIEGGCNAVASTYGVLGSVARKYAHKIPFVVKINHNELMTLPNKFDQVMFGTVDQAHDMGAVAVGATIYFGSEEATRQITEVAEAFAYAHELGMATILWCYLRNPAFKTPDGDMHTAADLTGQANHLGVTIQADIIKQKLPERNGGYNAFSGYGKTHKKVYEELTSDNPIDLVRYQVANCYMGRCGLINSGGESKGAGDLADAVRTAVVNKRGGGTGLISGRKAFQRPMSEGVELLNAIQDVYLTNEITVA
- a CDS encoding MBL fold metallo-hydrolase, whose protein sequence is MKRAITFSLAALLLTSTAFGHATLVGGHTKQNGQPNFRTEKVAGNIYALFGSGGNIGLSVGEDGILMIDTQFANVADRIKAEMAKLGSDKPRFIFNTHWHGDHTGGNEPFGASSLIMAHENVRKRMAETTMFRGQARTPSPKVALPMITFASGVSVFFNGEEVKAFHMPRGHTDGDTVLHFTKSNVFHLGDKFFVARFPFVDLESGGTVQGLIGNIGDLLQLIPADAKIIPGHGPVATINELRDYHQMIIETSLLIRQGMAAGKTLDELKAAGLPEKYKEAGSGFINTNAWIETVFRSYSK
- a CDS encoding MBL fold metallo-hydrolase yields the protein MIISTFPQTAFQQNTRVVACEKTRKAICIDPGEASDDVVNYLRDNDLELQAITLTHGHLDHVGGTKALHDDYPEADIIIHKGDEPLYFGLPQQPLLMGIQQSQLAALGLDFDAPPPLTRNWEHGEIYEVGELRFSVRHCPGHTPGHVVFAEESEKKVFVGDCLFYGSIGRTDLPGGSYEQLIESINAQILTLDDDTVVYSGHGPETTVGRERRQNPFLNGIYDAGRGRFI
- a CDS encoding GNAT family N-acetyltransferase; translation: MKVRLAEKTDARHFVDFNCAMAMETENKQLDRDTVTRAVEDVFDDPQKGFYIVAEDGDEVLGGLMITYEWSDWRGGWWWWIQSVFIVPEARGRKIYTQLYDFVKERARESGDVYGIRLYVDLDNENAQRVYEKLGMERSHYYMYEESL
- a CDS encoding phosphoesterase, with amino-acid sequence MKLRILYHGNCFDGVSSAAIFTKFYRTVFHPDALVAYTPTMHRAGNAFDREQFDGDDNAIVDFKYCPDERLTWWFDHHQSAFLTKEDEAHFLADTSGQKFLDTKSASCAEFIARVAKEKWGFDDPFLAELIEWAHIIDGAFYESPAQCVELRSSALKLMQVIEGEKDPEFVEQIIRMLTERTLDDIVASDEIQQRLKPILERHWSTVELIKERSVYDRGVVVFDLSDTDIEGYNKFIPYYHFPQTTYNVSLTQSDFRTKISVGSNPWAPRPRVHNIAEICEKYGGGGHAVVGAVSLKRDDLELGRQYMQEIIETLRFAD
- a CDS encoding TMEM165/GDT1 family protein yields the protein MDWKIFGTSFLVLFLAELGDKTQLAVITMTASTESKIAVFIGASLALIVVTGLGVLVGGVLTQFVPTEWLQRIVAVAFIAIGVLMLFGKL